GACGAGAGGGGATCTCTCTTTTTGCCCACTGCCTTCCTAAAGTAAAGAcgtgtttttttctgtctcttctccatgtctacctagcgttcataataatttttccatcgtcttggcttaacagcacTCACCGTTTGtctttactgtcttgttctcactgtcctgttcttgttaacactttaaccctccgcaaaatatcccaaattttatttaatttgcttggcgggaaggactgttccaacgaagttgcgtattgtccttgcctttgaaacgcggagtagatggaacagggacaactgacgaaggggtgtattctttatgttacatgtctcgtttctctgttttttttcattgttcagaaaaaagtttgttttctatgttttcgtttctcattgtgtttaatgtttttttgatgtcctgtacctatatatgcatgtatgtatacaaatagatgtaggtatgtacatatatgtatggatatatgcatatatttatatattattatatgatcgaacgccacacatccttttccaagtaagttttatctatatctaaatatatatatatatatatatatttttttttctttttccagaatTTCGAGCTGCTCTAAGAagctttgaggaagatttagaaaatgaagaaattgatcATAGCCAAGCTAAGAGTTACAGTAAACACTGCATCTCTGAGACAGATGCTTACGAAAACTATTCACAAGACAATTCAAGAAATGAAACAACAACTAAAAGATTGACCGATCCTCAAGGTAATAACATATTGATTGATAACTTTCATTtgtatcgtcatcatttaacatccattgtccatgctggcaagttggaaggctgcagtctgatttggcatggtttctgtggctggatgccctttctaacccTGACCACTCCAAGAACGTAATGagtatttttatgtgccaccttcatgggtgccatttgtgtgacgtCGGTATCTGCCACTACttcgattttacttggcttgtagggtcttcttctcaagcatgacataatggcAAAGTTCTCGgtcattcgtcattgcctctgtgtgaCCCAACACTCAGAAGATGTTTTTTTTAAGCAAAAGGTGTGTAAAACGAATCCCtgctgtgccacataaaaagcatctgtgctggtgccacgtataaagcacccagtacactctgtaaagtggtcggcattaggaagggcatccagctgtagaagccatgccagaaCAGATGACTGGAGTCTTGCACAGTTCTCCAGCTTGCTAGTTTctgtcaaagtgtccaacccatgccagcatggaaaacatgttaaatgatgatactgtgtgtacccttgtcttgacattatgttaTAGTTATAGATAAacattactgtcatacaagcgatGTTGTTACTTTTTGGTGTTCCATATAACACTATCTGGCTGTGGGGAAATGTTACACATTTCTTGTACACAAGAGAGGGTGGGTACTTGGCTGAAGATTCTACATGACcaatgtgagcatggaaaagtggatgttaaatgatgaggttaatgttgattttatatccttccacttggagagtttaaatgtagttacaacaatatgtccttctgttgaaatgaaatttctgtaaatttctatatctttgtgctctgcattttacatttgatgtaatgttcacattgcttaaataaatggagtcgcatgaaacgatcatactgcattaaccttgaatatccttgttgcttattttgattttaatcaccttattttggaattgtatggataatactatacttaattctggtgcctaaacttaagtatcatattcaccttgaatatatatatatatatatatatatatataaaaatatatatatatatatcagtggtaaCTGTCACTCAGGCTGTTTGGGCTTAGCCTGAGTATAAATTTTGTAAAGTGAACGTGTTTTGCAAGCTGATATAATTTCTACCAACACTGACTTCAGTATATAATTACAGCCAATAACTCAGGCTCCTTTTATTAAGCCTGGTCACAGTTCATTTGTGTTCGTTCAGCGTCTGGCGATGGCTTAGAAGTgtcctgtgtcaaaaaatatcattcgtagcagacatTCTCTCAACATCGTTCACACACGCCTGACTCgagctcagaagttacagcccgagttgttgTCTATAactgtaaaaattaaaagtaattcaaattcaatgttttcttgaagcaaatttctatagagattaggattcaaattccaatctatgaaaagtttcctccATTCTGCAATAACCTTAAAGGAATGAAAATTTATCCAGCAGTTCAGGCTAATATGAatgagcctggtaggtgtaaaagactaactggcatctcttgtcaagagtacagacGACAatcagatcgctgatgtttgttgtgtactctgctgtcgttatttgattgctgttattcggtgcgtctgtgtgtaaagatcaatTGTGTTTTGCAAGGTTgccttatttttacttttaacttagaaatggagaaagacatagtgctagatataaaaaataagccatttggagCTAGAAATAAAGTGGAAAAATGTGAAATTCTATGAacaggcatgtgtcttctgcaaaatctgtgatgagcctcaagtgacgctgatgacctggagtcacctctgatatatatatatatatgcacaaacactaGCAGTTTTCTTCTAGTATTCTAATCAATATAAACGAAATcgatatattgatttcatttcatataataAGCAATAGATACGAAGTTGCCATAGGCACAGAAAATAACAAGGCTTTCATTATTCAAAAAGCCGTggtttatacatttgtgtataaccAGATAAAATTTCAGATAACAAAAAATTCTCTGTAATTTTGAtctgataaatagatatagggtaaaaattttCATGAACTCCAAGCAATCCAGCAAAGTTACACGAAGAAGATTGTCTCAGTGCAACATgtcagctactgggagagactgaaaaagttaagactctactccctagaaCAAAGGCAGGATAGATACGCAGTGATATACATCTAGAAAATCCTAGAACTTGTACCAAAGTTTGGCATTGTCAGTTATGCAAACAGTAGAACGtggcgccactgcatagtaccaaaaatTCCAAGATTGCCGTCAGGATACatgaccagatactgcaacagtttgggctTCAAGGGCTTATAGCTCTTCCGTATCCTTCCACAAAGCCCGAGGGACCTACACAGGGTAGATGTAGGCATCTTTgcaacaaaactggatctcctttTGTCAAGAGTTCCGGACGAACCTACCTTGCagcaagaaacacagatgagggcagcaacatcaaactccccccattcaccaaatgccacacaTTGGGGGAGGTTTAATGAAAGTATAGCAAAGCAAACAGCGGTGCCACAGctcttgagctgaaactagaaaaggaaagaaaggggaaaaaatgaaacaTCAGTTAAAAGATTGACCCATCCTCAAGGTAATAAGAGATATATTGATGATTgcctttcatttatatacatgcatgcgtgtgtgtgtgtatactattgtcttgatatcatgtgtcTCAAAGTAAGactttgtaattaattttttatggaaaaatttgaataaaagtgTTTGAAGAAGATGGAGAATGTGACAAGAAACTGAAGCTGTGAGTGTGAGAGGAAAATTGTAAGTAGACaggataaaggaaaaaaagagaatggGAAGAGAGCGAAAAGGAAATAATAccttaaaaatcattattactcTGTAAGAGTTTTAAAAAGTGTTAtcttatggtgatgatggtggtggtggtggcggcgacgaTGGCGGACACGGGTTCTGTCTTACAAATTCCTCTCACAATGGTTGTGAGGCAAATGTCTTAACTACTCAGCCATGCACTTTAAGATAAATTGATCTGCTAACTGAAGGAGACACTTCTGGTAATGAATTGAAATGTTAAATCATTTTTGCTCtaatcattttatcatcatcatcatctaaaccAATGTCGATTAGGATGATGACAGCAAGAATgattcaacatttaaattcattaCTTGAACTGTCCCTTTGTCGTCTGTCGACAAAATGGATGCCTTTCTATTGGGGTTGGTATTTAGAAGAACATTGTTTACTCCCTACCTCACTAAATAAGGCAGtttttcttgaaaataatgaGTATTTGTGTCTCCTTACGCTCCCAAATAATTTGGTAAAAGACATTTCCTGAAGatgtcacacaatgggattgaacttgaactcCGTGATTGCAAAGTAAATTTGTCCAGCACACAACCAAACCTGTGTCCAGAAACATTGCTTTAATTCCATTTTTCCATGATTCCTATGAGTGAGGTGGATCTTGAATGTCTTGAATTGTTGAgagccaatatttttttttaaatggaatccTTTTATATTGCAGAACCTCAACAAAAGACATCATCAGTGATTGCTACTAAACAGGTTGAAGTAAGTGTTTTATTAATTTAGTAATTTCTCTACTTAAACCATTTCCTGGAGTTCTCTTTTGAAGAAGGGAACAAACCCCTCTCagtcagttatcatcatcatcatcaaacattcgttgtccatgttggcatggattggacagtttgacgaaagggttaaaatatataatagagaaacaattcttaacccttttgataccaacctggctgaaaccggttctggctctgagtacaaatgtcttgttttcataagttctgaattaaaatcttccaccaaacctttgtcacaatttatgttcttaacactagcttaatgataactaagttattttactaaattctttgttatattcaaagtaattgaaagaaacacaaagcatctcaacagaaacatggtaacaaaagggttaaagaacttGCATTTATTGATATTCTTTGTTAAATGAATGATTTCAGCTATTTTAATCAGTTAATGGAGCCTCCATGCAATTGCTTGAAAATCTGCTTGAAACCATAGTTGAATCTCCCTCTAATCACACACTCATATCTTAACACGGCTCCCGAGCCTCATTTTACGTTTTATCTCAGGGTCCCAATACAATATCTTAATTAATTTTGACATGAGCAGTGTAATATTTTTACACTATACCATATGGGAGGCAAAGGTTACACAGGTAGTGTTAGATACATATGTCCCACCAGAGGGTCATGTGGTACCCTAGTTCATATCACATCCTGGATACCACATGACCTACCTGTGACCAATTAAAAATTTTGGGTATTTTCTATTGGAAAATCTACCAAATAGTATTGGTACAAAAGActgagggggtgggggtggagacaGTAGTTCTGTGGTTCAGAAGTTGGGGCGTTTTGGTGAGTGATCCCTTACCTATAACTTATATGATATTCTGTGGATGTGTTCTAAGATGTCTGGATGTTTGTGGCTGCTGTACCTGATTTAGGAGCCATGCTTCATTTTGGGTCTCGTTTGAGAATTGCAGGTGTTCAGTAGTTGTTTGGAGTCTGAAGAATTTTCTGGACCAATCTTTGTGAAGCACTCTTTActctattatttctattttctttggtACAGATGGCTAATCTTTCTGACAGTTCTGATCTTCAACCTGATTCAGAGCAGATATTTGAAGACATAAGTACCGGTTCTTATAGGAAGCTGCCTCTtaccagtgattctcaacaaCCTTCCGATAGACCAGCCTACAGTTTTCCTAAACCTAACACACAAGGTAAATTGTtcttcatcattcatcatcattatcatcgtttaacatccgccttccatgctagcatgggttgggcgatttgactgaggactggcgaaccggatggctgcatcaggctccaatctgatctggcagagtttctacagcttggtgcttttacgtgccaccggcacgaaggccactcacacagtactggcaacagccaacctcaaaatggtgttttttacgtgccacctgcatggatgattttctaacatgctagaaggcaacactggtaaacaattacgctcaaatggtgcttatatatatatatatatcactctctgagtggttggcgttaggaagggcatccagctgtagaaactctgccaaatcagactggagcctggtgttgccatccggtttcaccagtcctcagtcaaatcgtccaacccatgctagcatggaaagcggacgttaaacgatgatgatgatgatgatgatgatatatatatagatgatgatatatatatatatatatatatatatgcacacacacactatctctgtTACAGTATGATATTTGAAATGTCTGTATGCCATTTTTAATCATCATAATTATATAgaaaccagtgtttctcaactaatTTTTACTTATCGATCCCTTAGATTTCTGTTTTACTCTCCTTTTCAGCGCCgttggatgtttaaaaaaaatcctgtcacatctttataattaaatacttttaggaattgtataaaataagtgttaaaatattttgtgtcttgTCGAAGTATCAGCaatttattgtagataaattCTAATGGCAAAATTTTACATGAACCCTTGTTGAGAACGACTGATTTAAAGgtatattttgtatttcgttGATATCTTTCCAGCTTTAATGACTGCTTTGAGAAGTTTTGAGAAGCAGATGAAGAATCTAGAATCTGAGCTTAATCTCGCTATGAGTCGCAATAAACAACTCCTCTCTGAAGCAGATGCTTACAAAAACTGTCCACAAAACAAGGCTGGGAAGGAAACATTTGAAGACTTGGCACCTCAGCAGAGTGGTAAGTAGCCTCTGTTGACAATTGACTCTTTCCATTTTCAGTATTTTAATGTTATATCCTTGTGCCTCCAATATTGTAGTATTGTTGATATTGTcgacaataaataaagaatacactgtaacagtgttataacaatacaaaatagaaacaattgcagtaacaaacatgcaaagaagaatcaacaatcaatatttccaacacattAACTTGAACTGTAAAAACTGCCCACTACAtcagactgctactatttatatgaATTGGTCCCATCTGTTCCATTGAAAGGGTGCTGTAGTCTTGCCACAACATCTAATAACAtcaacattcaagcgaggtcgttgccagcgccgctggactgactcctgtacaggtggcacataaaaacaccatttgagcgtggctgttgccagtaccgcctgactggccctcgtgctggtggcatgtaaatgcacccaatactctctcggaatggttggcgttaggaagggcatccatctgtagaaactctgccagatcagactggagcctggtgcagccatctggtttcaccagtccccagtcaaacagtcaaaccgtccaacccatgctagcatggaaagcagacgttaaatgatgatgatgacgaaaatgagACGCCAGTTTTTCTTATGATTGCTACATTACAGACATAGACAAAAGCCCTAAAAACTACTTCTTTTGGATCTTTAAAAATTTCTCTTATATCATGATTGACAAATAATAACTTTAATCTCATCTATGCTGTTCAACCTAAACAGTTTTCCTAACGATGTGACTCGAGTGCCTCAACAGCTCATGCCCCTCACACCTGACCTCACCTGAATCTCCACTTTTATATTACAGAACCTGAAGAAAAAAGATCATCAGTGACTACCACTAAACAGAAGGTCGATCAAGTAAGTATTCTATTGATTTAACATTGATTTGTGCTACAAGAATTGAATCTGTTTTAGAACCCATGTAATTATCTATATTTTGGAAAccagtggctgtttggtaagaagtttgcttctcagccacatggttctgggttcagtcctactgcatagcaccttgagcaagtgtcttctatagcctcaggccaaccaaaaccttgtgagtggattcggtagacagaaactgtaagaaacctgtcatatatatatatatatatatatatatatatatatatattgtacgtgtgtctttgtgtctgtggttgtcccccaccaccatttgacaaccaatgttggtgtgtttgtgtcctccaGCATGGGCTCAATCTAATGACATCCTACTGCGACAGTCAcggaagtctggtgcaggcttctgcctggccagctcttgtcaaactatcctacccatgccagcatggaaggcagacgttaaacgatgatgatgatgatgatgatgatggtggtggtgataaagtaaaagataaaagtaccttcttttacatgtttcagtcattggactgtggccatgctgtggcaccacttcaaagggtttagttgaataactCAACTCCTgtacttctttttcctttttaagtttggtatttattttgtttgtcccttttgctgaacctctacatTAAGGTAACATCAGCaactaacactggttgtgatGCAGTGAGGGAAGAGAGTGGGCAGATATGTAAcccccccacatacatatatgtgcaacagacttccacacaatttctgtctaccaaatccactcacaaggcattggttggcttggggcaagcatagaagactcttgcccaaggtgctgcacagtgggactgaacttagaatcATGGGGTtgcatctatctagctatatatatgtatatatatatatatatatatatacattttactgtGGCACCAACATGAGTGAGGTTGCCTTGTACCTTGCAGGACAGAAGAATGTCCTCACAGCTTTGTGTTGCTTCCCTTCATTCAGTGAAATTTGACCAAGTGAGTAGGAAAGGAAGACCAATTGTTCCAGTGCAGTTTTGGTTGTGTTACATGAGTCTCTGTTTTCTTTGGTACAGGTATTTAGTCCTCCCAGCTGTAGTGACGTTAGACCACATTCAGATCAGATTTTTGACATTAGCACTGGTTCTTACAAGAAACTTCCCACTACAAAGCCTTCAATCAATGGTGATCATCAGACTTCTGATAAACCAGTCTACACGTTTTCTGAAACAAACATAGAAGGTAAACCATTCTCTATCTTTGTATTACTTTAACCCATTCATGCCGATCGTCCGTTCAAACTGACCCTTAATTTATAagggtataaaacaaatacttcatacaaattgtgatttgtgtatgATCTGTATCAAAAAATGAAACATGTTCTTAACACGTATGCAATCTGAATCAAACGGATTTCAATGAAATTcttttcagttgttatttaggtcaaaataatagtttctgtgaattttcaggcaatttcattCCCTAGAAAAATTTCGGCATGAATGGGTTAATATAAGCCTACATATTTATTTTGACAGGCGTCTGTATGTTTTATTCTCATTTCTTCTGGTAACACTTTGGGATAAACTTATC
The genomic region above belongs to Octopus bimaculoides isolate UCB-OBI-ISO-001 chromosome 2, ASM119413v2, whole genome shotgun sequence and contains:
- the LOC106874820 gene encoding uncharacterized protein LOC106874820 isoform X4 encodes the protein MGEARNTGEMSSLSGSSSIEIPLDISLENQVQEFRAALRSFEEDLENEEIDHSQAKSYSKHCISETDAYENYSQDNSRNETTTKRLTDPQEPQQKTSSVIATKQVEMANLSDSSDLQPDSEQIFEDISTGSYRKLPLTSDSQQPSDRPAYSFPKPNTQALMTALRSFEKQMKNLESELNLAMSRNKQLLSEADAYKNCPQNKAGKETFEDLAPQQSEPEEKRSSVTTTKQKVDQVFSPPSCSDVRPHSDQIFDISTGSYKKLPTTKPSINGDHQTSDKPVYTFSETNIEALMNSLKRYKQHVDVLESEHGQAVSHSTECVSTETEDYRNHSQKSARNGTTVERLTHPQDIIASVARIKSRCILLKKNLEQLKQLALKAEQNKVNLQKELENQKSCKTLALHQSSPHQLSLDQITGLEREILQLSIIQNVAEQRIKLLEQALTIEKKQMERLETALKVRNTRI
- the LOC106874820 gene encoding uncharacterized protein LOC106874820 isoform X3, which codes for MGEARNTGEMSSLSGSSSIEIPLDISLENQVQEFRAALRSFEEDLENEEIDHSQAKSYSKHCISETDAYENYSQDNSRNETTTKRLTDPQEPQQKTSSVIATKQVEMANLSDSSDLQPDSEQIFEDISTGSYRKLPLTSDSQQPSDRPAYSFPKPNTQALMTALRSFEKQMKNLESELNLAMSRNKQLLSEADAYKNCPQNKAGKETFEDLAPQQSEPEEKRSSVTTTKQKVDQVFSPPSCSDVRPHSDQIFDISTGSYKKLPTTKPSINGDHQTSDKPVYTFSETNIEALMNSLKRYKQHVDVLESEHGQAVSHSTECVSTETEDYRNHSQKSARNGTTVERLTHPQDIIASVARIKSRCILLKKNLEQLKQLALKAEQNKVNLQKELENQKSCKTLALHQSSPHQLSLDQITGLEREILQLSIIQNVAEQRIKLLEQALTIEKKQMERLETALKVIIHPSKWCRH